One Rissa tridactyla isolate bRisTri1 chromosome 4, bRisTri1.patW.cur.20221130, whole genome shotgun sequence DNA window includes the following coding sequences:
- the MAF gene encoding transcription factor Maf isoform X2: MASELAMSSSDLPTSPLAMEYVNDFDLMKFEVKKEPVETDRIISQCGRLIAGGSLSSTPMSTPCSSVPPSPSFSAPSPGSGTDQKTHLEDYYWMTGYPQQLNPEALGFSPEDAVEALINSSHHPLPGAFDGYARGQQLAAAAGAAGSVPAEEMGSAAAVVSAVIAAAAAQGGAPHYHHHHHHPHHGGGGGGGGGGGGGGHPHAAAPGSAPPSSASSAAGSGGGGGGGGAGGLHHPHHGGGGGGGLHFDDRFSDEQLVTMSVRELNRQLRGVSKEEVIRLKQKRRTLKNRGYAQSCRFKRVQQRHVLESEKNQLLQQVEHLKQEISRLVRERDAYKEKYEKLVSNGFRENGSSSDNPSSPEFFMP; encoded by the exons ATGGCATCAGAACTGGCAATGAGCAGCTCCGACCTGCCCACCAGTCCCCTGGCCATGGAATATGTTAATGACTTCGATCTGATGAAGTTTGAAGTGAAAAAGGAGCCGGTGGAGACCGATCGCATTATCAGCCAGTGCGGCCGCTTGATCGCCGGGGGATCGCTCTCTTCCACCCCGATGAGCACGCCCTGCAGCTCGGTGCCCCCGTCCCCCAGCTTCTCGGcgcccagccccggctccggcaCCGACCAGAAGACCCACCTGGAAGACTACTACTGGATGACGGGCTACCCGCAGCAGCTCAACCCGGAGGCGCTGGGCTTCAGCCCGGAGGACGCGGTGGAGGCGCTGATCAACAGCAGCCACCACCCGCTGCCCGGCGCCTTCGATGGCTATGCTAGAGGGCAGCagctggccgccgccgccggcgccgccggcTCGGTGCCGGCCGAGGAGATGGGCTCGGCGGCCGCCGTGGTGTCGGCGGTGatcgccgcggcggcggcgcagggcgGCGCGccccactaccaccaccaccaccaccacccgcaccacggcggcggcggcggcggcggcggcggcggcggcggcggcgggcacccCCACGCCGCGGCGCCGGGCAGCGCGCcgccctcctccgcctcctcggcggccggctccggcggcggcggcggcggcggcggcgccggggggcTGCACCACCCGcaccacggcggcggcggcggcggcggcctccaCTTCGACGACCGCTTCTCCGACGAGCAGCTGGTGACCATGTCGGTGCGGGAGCTGAACCGGCAGCTGCGGGGCGTCAGCAAGGAAGAGGTGATCCGGctgaagcagaagaggaggaCCCTCAAAAACAGGGGCTATGCCCAGTCCTGCCGCTTCAAGAGGGTCCAGCAGCGGCACGTCCTGGAGTCGGAGAAGaaccagctgctgcagcaagTGGAGCACCTAAAGCAGGAGATCTCCAGGCTGGTCCGGGAGAGGGACGCCTACAAGGAAAAGTACGAGAAGCTGGTCAGCAATGGCTTCAGAGAAAACGGATCCAGCAGCGACAACCCTTCCTCTCCAGAGTTTTTCAT GCCTTAG
- the MAF gene encoding transcription factor Maf isoform X1: MASELAMSSSDLPTSPLAMEYVNDFDLMKFEVKKEPVETDRIISQCGRLIAGGSLSSTPMSTPCSSVPPSPSFSAPSPGSGTDQKTHLEDYYWMTGYPQQLNPEALGFSPEDAVEALINSSHHPLPGAFDGYARGQQLAAAAGAAGSVPAEEMGSAAAVVSAVIAAAAAQGGAPHYHHHHHHPHHGGGGGGGGGGGGGGHPHAAAPGSAPPSSASSAAGSGGGGGGGGAGGLHHPHHGGGGGGGLHFDDRFSDEQLVTMSVRELNRQLRGVSKEEVIRLKQKRRTLKNRGYAQSCRFKRVQQRHVLESEKNQLLQQVEHLKQEISRLVRERDAYKEKYEKLVSNGFRENGSSSDNPSSPEFFMYPRESSTTVM; encoded by the coding sequence ATGGCATCAGAACTGGCAATGAGCAGCTCCGACCTGCCCACCAGTCCCCTGGCCATGGAATATGTTAATGACTTCGATCTGATGAAGTTTGAAGTGAAAAAGGAGCCGGTGGAGACCGATCGCATTATCAGCCAGTGCGGCCGCTTGATCGCCGGGGGATCGCTCTCTTCCACCCCGATGAGCACGCCCTGCAGCTCGGTGCCCCCGTCCCCCAGCTTCTCGGcgcccagccccggctccggcaCCGACCAGAAGACCCACCTGGAAGACTACTACTGGATGACGGGCTACCCGCAGCAGCTCAACCCGGAGGCGCTGGGCTTCAGCCCGGAGGACGCGGTGGAGGCGCTGATCAACAGCAGCCACCACCCGCTGCCCGGCGCCTTCGATGGCTATGCTAGAGGGCAGCagctggccgccgccgccggcgccgccggcTCGGTGCCGGCCGAGGAGATGGGCTCGGCGGCCGCCGTGGTGTCGGCGGTGatcgccgcggcggcggcgcagggcgGCGCGccccactaccaccaccaccaccaccacccgcaccacggcggcggcggcggcggcggcggcggcggcggcggcggcgggcacccCCACGCCGCGGCGCCGGGCAGCGCGCcgccctcctccgcctcctcggcggccggctccggcggcggcggcggcggcggcggcgccggggggcTGCACCACCCGcaccacggcggcggcggcggcggcggcctccaCTTCGACGACCGCTTCTCCGACGAGCAGCTGGTGACCATGTCGGTGCGGGAGCTGAACCGGCAGCTGCGGGGCGTCAGCAAGGAAGAGGTGATCCGGctgaagcagaagaggaggaCCCTCAAAAACAGGGGCTATGCCCAGTCCTGCCGCTTCAAGAGGGTCCAGCAGCGGCACGTCCTGGAGTCGGAGAAGaaccagctgctgcagcaagTGGAGCACCTAAAGCAGGAGATCTCCAGGCTGGTCCGGGAGAGGGACGCCTACAAGGAAAAGTACGAGAAGCTGGTCAGCAATGGCTTCAGAGAAAACGGATCCAGCAGCGACAACCCTTCCTCTCCAGAGTTTTTCAT